The window ACACCAACGAACTCATCACAGACTTGAAGGAAAAGGTGAGCCATCATTTATCGAAGAAACAACCGAGTTGGTATgggttttgtgttatgttatgttttgattggtgttatgtttttttggttgcagtGGGATGGTCTTGAGAACAAGTCGACTGTGCTTCTTTATGGAGGAGGAGCCATTGTTGCTGTTTGGTTATCTTCCATTGTTGTTGGTGCCATCAACTCTGTTCCTCTGGTAACTACAATCTTTAAATAACCCTTAGATAAAGTGTAATGAGTTTGAGTTTAAGTGTTTAACTgatgtttctttgtgtgttgTAGCTTCCAAAAGTTATGGAACTTGTCGGTCTCGGGTACACTGGATGGTTTGTCTACAGATACCTTCTCTTCAAGGTAAcatacttgtttttgttttttcttcttcttcttcgaattcTTATAATCTTTAAAGCAGCAGTGATCTGACATGAAATGATCATCTCGTTACAGTCAAGCAGAAAGGAACTGGCTGAGGATATTGAttccttgaagaagaagattgcagGAAGCGAATAGATTCATTTAATAAACAAGCTTTGTTTTTGTGaaggttttctttctttcatgtaACATCGTTATTATACAATTGTCTCTGTTTCAACATTGTTGTGTATCCGCAGCAGCATCTTATGGATTTTTAATGCCATTAAACCAATAGAAAAGGAATACAGTTAAAAAAGATTGAGATAATATATATGGTTGGTTGGTTCTAAAGGCGGATGGAGAGGTCAGCTCGGAGATGAAGAACATCATTGATGAAGTAGGGGCAATTCTTAGCTAAGAAGGCATCCCATGGCATCAAAAGCAAGTTTCTGGATCCAGAAGCTTTACCTTTGGTGAAGCTATAGTTTCCTTTGAATTTTTTCTCAAATTCCAAAGTTGGGCTTAACCTCACTGAGAATTCGTAGTCCACGCTCAGACTCGCCGACCCTGTTTCTCGCATCCAAAACAGTGGAAGGCACCTAGTGGCTCCATGTTGCGGTGAGCTGCGAGAACGAATTCTTGTCCTCCTAAGGGAAACGTTTGAGATGGTATCCAGCTTGATGGACGGATGCTTTCACATTCTTTGCGTTTTAAGTCCAAGTAAACGATGCATTGGTGCCGAGGAACCTCGAATTCCATAATTTTGATGGGTCTGTATATGTAGGCTCGTTCAGCAAACCGGGATGCGGGTTGTTCATGGGCTAGAAGGCGTCGAGGGTCCAACGATTCTGCTTTGAACAAGAGAGCTTCAAGGACTAGCTTTGATGCGACACAAGGTGTGAAGTCGTTTGAGGTCAAGATTTGCTTGAGTTTGCCACATGTCATGTGAGGGAAACGGATGTAGCGAGCGAGATGAGATCCTAGTATCTCTTGGCGTTCTTCTGGAACTGAGTAATGCGCTTTTGCCCATCTCAAGACAAATTCGTATAAAAGGTCTTCAGATAAAACCTCTAGGCCGTCACACGCTAGTATTGCCTCGATACCTACTAACGGCAAAGCCATCAACTCCTCCATTGGAATCCCATTTACACCCTTAGAATGTGAGGATGATTCTTGTATGCTTTGAGAGCCTAATAATAAGAGAGAAGCGTGCTTTAATAAATTCTTGTAGCGAGAGGCGATGAACTGCCTTGCAGCATTTGTTAAAGGCTTTACTGAATCAGCCATTAGCAAACTCGAAGGAAGATCAAGAAGACGCAATGCAGAGTCTAATGTCATAGGCATTTTGAGAAGCAACTGGCTACAATACTTCATGCACGAAGCAACCTCAAACTTGTCGGCCACGATTACAACATCTAGCAAAGCATGTGGTGCCGTGGCTGATACTGAATTGCTATACATGAAATTCAAGAGCTCCATCACAGCAGTTTCTTCTGCAATTTGCATTAAATCGATCtccaaattatttttcaaaaatattaccaCACCAAACAGATAAATTTGATTCTCAAGTATTCAATAACAACAATACCAGAAGCATCTATTTTTAAGGTCATGTGTTTTTGCTCCGACTCAAGCATTCCATTAGAGAAtatctgaacaaaaaaaattcatgaatcAAAACTGTCTCAAGCACTGTTCaaataattgatatataatataatttcattagcaatgtataaaaaaaatgttaagtagactaataaaataataataccttGTAGAAAAATGGGCTTTTGGCTGCCAATATGGCAGAACTTATATGTAATTCTCTAACGCTTACAACCGAAGGCTTATTATAATCATTCTCATCTTCACCACCTAAACACCATTGAATCATCAACTTTTCCAAAAGagctaattaattaagtaagaaCATAATATGTTCTTGGTCAGCCATTACCAATGCATCGtcatgtttgttgttgttgttattctcATAATTCGTTTCACACGAGTTCCTGTTCAAATCAGACTCCACGTGACTTGTAGCAACCGAAAGTCAAGATATCGTacttaaaaccaaaccaaagacaaccaaaaatttgacaaaatccaaaaaatataatacatatatactatatttataaccaaaatttaaaatagccATTGGTGTCTTCTCTTTTGCGTTTGCGATCCCTAACCAAGTCGACGACACTACTAGAAGAGCTAACCTCACCGCTGCCACTAGTGATCTCGATCCGAAGAAGACGGTCGGAAAAGTTAACGTTGTTGCAAGCAAACCCAAAATCCCCATCGGAGGAGACCGAGAGATCCGAACTCATCTTTAATAAATAACGTAGAGCTAGAGCAGATGTGCAAGAGATGTTTATAGATTTAACAAAGAGTTTGCAAGTTTTTTAAATGATCcgaatttaaaaaaatgtaaaaacagaaGTGAACAATTCAACGTCGCGCGCGTCCACCGTAATCTCGCGTTCGCATTTAGCCAGtaaacaatacatatatatatatatatatatatataatgtttacaATTATCATTATACATCAAAATAGttaatagaatataaaataccATTATGggttaacttttttctttctttttttttaatctagatTAGTATATGAATTTATGGGTTTTAGGGGTTTTGACTTTTTTGTAATAATCACTACAAGGTCTTTAATGttagtttattatttgattaatgaaattgagagctttttttattttttttaaaaaaaatattttgtatttttaatattagtCTATCATCCATTGATTTTGAAGTTATTACCTTATCTGGATATGGGAGGAgttaacataaacaaaagaaaaatttagatgatttccaaatttttattacttacttctgattttttgttttttttgtcatatactcacatctaatttattaattaacattaTCATATGAACTTCTTATTTTTAGGGGTTTTAAACTTtgtaattaatagaaaatcttTTATGTTTGGCGTATTCGAAACTTTATGATTTGATTAATGAAGTTGAAAGTttattcttttatctttttagttttgatatTCGTCGATCATTAATTCAACAATTTTGAAGTTATTATTTATCTTAGatattaggatatatatatatatatatatatatatatataaaatcagcATTTTCACAAATTTACGTATTCTATCCAAAAATACAGATTAATCCCGCAAAATCAAATGTAATATACAATATAACTCATCTCCATCATCAacgttaaatttaaatttttactaaATAATATATCGAATTGAAATTCTCGCAAATCTACttctagaaattaaaaaaaatgtaatgtatatgattgttcttgactatatgattatattttgtattatccTGACTTTGTATAATtgatcttattttttaaaaaaatagagagttaaattgcaaaaaaaaaggtaaaatagaAGATATTTTtgcagaaaatattaaatttaattaatctgGCTATATGTATTATCAACTATCTCTATTAATAATGTAATGGACGACATAATAGTATAACATTTTTGTGTATAATACGAGAATAGTTCTTTAAATATGTTTATGGTAGAGTTTTGAAgcattgaaacttttttttttttgttcatccattcaatgttttttttataaaaaaaaatattccatttaattttagtatttcTTTATGAAACAATACTGTAACCTAATTAATCGGAAAAATATTGCATGTTTTTCTTGACATAATTGTTGATCGATCAacaatgaaaatgagaaaaaaggatatttttggaCAACAAACACCAACTTGGGTCGTAAGAAGTGGCTCTTAACACTCTAACGATTCCACTTGGAAATCATACCGTAattacacaacaacaacaaacagatCAATATTA is drawn from Camelina sativa cultivar DH55 chromosome 8, Cs, whole genome shotgun sequence and contains these coding sequences:
- the LOC104708001 gene encoding protein CURVATURE THYLAKOID 1A, chloroplastic-like — protein: MAISVAAAASSSVAVIAPRVPAVSTRCSAVPYLPPPRSFGRSSFTVPLKLASGNGGLHKVELMKTRASSDETSIDTNELITDLKEKWDGLENKSTVLLYGGGAIVAVWLSSIVVGAINSVPLLPKVMELVGLGYTGWFVYRYLLFKSSRKELAEDIDSLKKKIAGSE